The following proteins are co-located in the Sulfurovum sp. TSL6 genome:
- the sppA gene encoding signal peptide peptidase SppA, protein MFSAIGKAIKWIGQHFLGMLFLLIAFVVLMPTSTTELKPANLQEIQLAGPIMDADAILKEIEEIQKDPKIKGVLLNINSPGGAVPPSIEIAYAIKALKEHKPVVAYASGMMASGSYYASIYANTIIANPGSIVGSIGVIMESANIEELMDTIGVKTQIVKQGTYKEAGTPTREWTAEERAELERLTKDTYELFISDVANARGLDIKHSKEYADAHIFSAKRAKDAGLIDRVGVKSQAKAEVEKLAKVTDPRWKEKDKLESFMEQFSTKGMMQLQNYFYGLKASF, encoded by the coding sequence ATGTTTAGTGCTATAGGAAAAGCGATCAAATGGATAGGTCAACACTTTTTGGGAATGCTTTTTTTGCTCATTGCTTTTGTTGTTCTTATGCCCACGTCAACAACAGAATTAAAGCCTGCCAATCTACAAGAGATACAACTCGCAGGTCCCATCATGGATGCTGATGCCATACTCAAAGAGATAGAAGAGATACAAAAAGACCCGAAGATCAAAGGTGTACTGCTCAACATTAATTCACCCGGGGGTGCGGTTCCTCCTTCTATTGAGATCGCCTATGCTATCAAAGCGTTAAAAGAGCATAAACCCGTGGTTGCTTATGCTTCCGGGATGATGGCAAGCGGCAGCTATTACGCATCTATCTATGCCAATACTATTATTGCCAATCCAGGCTCTATCGTGGGCTCTATCGGGGTGATAATGGAGAGTGCAAACATAGAAGAACTGATGGATACTATCGGTGTTAAAACACAGATAGTCAAACAAGGTACCTACAAAGAAGCTGGCACGCCAACAAGAGAATGGACAGCAGAAGAACGTGCTGAACTCGAAAGACTGACCAAAGATACCTATGAACTTTTTATCAGTGATGTAGCGAATGCGCGGGGCTTAGATATAAAGCATTCAAAAGAGTATGCAGATGCCCATATATTTTCAGCCAAAAGAGCTAAAGATGCAGGACTTATAGACCGTGTCGGAGTAAAAAGCCAAGCCAAGGCAGAAGTGGAAAAACTTGCGAAGGTCACAGATCCAAGATGGAAAGAAAAAGATAAACTAGAGAGCTTCATGGAACAGTTTTCCACTAAAGGTATGATGCAGTTACAAAACTATTTTTATGGGTTGAAAGCTTCATTCTAA
- a CDS encoding CAP domain-containing protein, with protein MRHTFLRFSLFILLLLVSLEASSEHKGLIYLNTIREKSGLIKLKTNKTLQHAATSHANYLIHNQQNGHYEKRGKYAYTGSTPSERVIKADYPSTFVMENVSINTAGHKKSIDNLFSAIYHRFVFLDFDIDEIGFGVSSSKKKRKVKHAYVYNMGSSGIAGLCNRSFTLTHGIYYMSDICKQSTKMIPQSLFEVTKDKVRRKNRDIIVYPYAEQRDIWPAFYNESPDPLPGYKVSGFPLSVQFNPANYKHVTLRSFRLYDENGKEIKETKILQYNSDHNHLLTELEFVLMPLKRLEFDTKYTAVFEAVADGAKMKKQWTFKTAKPEEKIYRVSGNKTKLTVQAGSTVLLYMVPGSGKDILHSYRSRGGINASFLDQNTLKVTFPKRRSSGRVSLDFGKKKVFFDVQ; from the coding sequence GTGCGCCATACGTTTCTGCGTTTTTCCCTATTCATACTGTTGCTGTTGGTTTCTCTCGAAGCCAGCAGTGAACACAAAGGGCTTATCTATCTCAATACTATTAGAGAAAAGAGTGGCCTTATCAAACTTAAAACCAATAAAACTTTACAACATGCAGCTACTTCACATGCAAACTATCTCATACATAACCAACAAAACGGACATTACGAAAAAAGAGGAAAATATGCATATACAGGTAGTACACCTTCTGAGCGTGTGATAAAAGCAGATTATCCTTCCACTTTTGTGATGGAAAATGTCTCTATTAATACAGCAGGGCATAAAAAATCCATAGACAACCTTTTTTCCGCGATTTACCATCGTTTTGTATTTTTGGATTTTGATATAGATGAGATAGGTTTTGGGGTTTCATCTAGCAAGAAAAAAAGAAAAGTAAAACATGCATATGTCTATAATATGGGTTCATCAGGTATTGCAGGACTTTGTAATAGATCCTTTACTTTGACACATGGTATCTATTATATGAGTGATATTTGTAAGCAAAGTACCAAGATGATACCTCAGTCACTTTTTGAAGTAACAAAAGATAAAGTACGACGTAAAAACAGAGATATTATCGTGTATCCATACGCTGAACAAAGAGATATCTGGCCTGCTTTTTATAATGAGTCTCCAGATCCTCTTCCTGGTTATAAAGTCAGCGGTTTTCCACTTTCTGTACAGTTCAATCCTGCAAATTATAAACATGTAACGTTGAGATCTTTTCGTTTATATGATGAAAATGGAAAAGAGATAAAAGAAACTAAGATCCTGCAATACAACAGTGATCATAACCATCTTTTAACCGAATTGGAATTTGTACTCATGCCACTGAAAAGACTAGAGTTTGACACAAAATATACGGCAGTATTTGAAGCGGTTGCCGATGGGGCTAAAATGAAAAAGCAGTGGACATTCAAAACAGCCAAACCTGAAGAAAAAATATATAGAGTGAGTGGCAATAAGACAAAACTGACAGTACAGGCAGGTTCAACAGTTTTACTCTACATGGTACCGGGTTCAGGGAAAGATATCTTACATAGTTACCGGTCCAGGGGAGGTATCAATGCCTCATTTCTGGATCAAAATACCTTAAAAGTGACATTCCCGAAGAGACGCTCTTCAGGCAGGGTCAGTTTGGACTTTGGTAAGAAAAAAGTTTTCTTTGATGTACAGTAG
- a CDS encoding DUF4395 domain-containing protein, whose product MSPSCPISTRRVDSNMVRIISFQVTLFTLILLITQESAFALIILFDFFMRALRLSNFSPFEMMGKFVLRGWGVAPKLCDESPKRFALYLGLVTSLFIVVFYFAGFTLFATVVAIILLICALLETLFDFCIGCKLYYVIQIGKGLLGNDRNIQ is encoded by the coding sequence ATGTCTCCAAGTTGTCCGATATCTACAAGAAGAGTTGACTCTAACATGGTAAGAATTATCTCTTTCCAGGTAACACTTTTTACGCTTATACTTTTGATCACACAAGAGAGTGCCTTTGCACTCATCATACTCTTTGATTTTTTCATGAGAGCATTGCGATTATCAAATTTCAGTCCATTTGAGATGATGGGTAAGTTTGTACTTAGAGGGTGGGGTGTTGCACCTAAACTTTGTGATGAATCACCAAAAAGGTTTGCGCTGTATCTTGGACTGGTCACTTCATTGTTTATTGTCGTCTTTTATTTTGCCGGTTTTACACTATTTGCTACTGTGGTAGCGATTATTTTATTAATTTGTGCATTACTTGAGACATTATTCGATTTTTGTATAGGATGTAAGCTATACTACGTGATACAAATCGGTAAAGGTCTTTTAGGAAATGATAGGAATATCCAGTAA
- a CDS encoding efflux RND transporter periplasmic adaptor subunit — protein MVSIHIKTTLTLLLIPIFLFSQDQKKSIPTIEQLFNVKTIKVKRMTMAKEQISYGYIVAEDSRKVDIHAWFSGYVTKLFADTLYKKVEKGDALAYVYSPEVYKSKQDYLHSLEFNKKHPSPQMLQSAKTKLRLLGVSNEEIKRIDNERKVDEFTTIYAPQSGWIFEKNINEGASFNSQKKLFQIVNLEKVWIEVKLYQDEIEKLPLLTHFSVKSKGISKTYTAQKKLLYPKLDPKEATATLRLQLDNEETLLKPGMYAKVYASADAKSRLIIPRTAAIRKNGMWYAFLATEFEGEYEPMVIQIKPIDSKHYEIIKGLKEGDTVVNNALFMMDSDAQINGIY, from the coding sequence ATGGTATCCATACATATAAAAACAACGCTCACACTTTTACTGATTCCAATTTTTTTATTCTCTCAGGATCAAAAAAAATCCATTCCTACCATAGAACAGCTTTTTAATGTCAAGACCATCAAAGTAAAAAGAATGACCATGGCCAAGGAGCAAATCAGCTACGGATATATCGTTGCGGAAGATTCACGCAAAGTTGATATACATGCATGGTTTTCAGGGTATGTCACAAAACTTTTTGCCGACACACTCTATAAAAAAGTAGAAAAAGGTGATGCCTTAGCCTATGTCTATTCTCCAGAAGTATACAAATCCAAACAGGACTACTTACACTCATTGGAATTCAATAAAAAGCACCCTTCACCTCAAATGCTTCAGAGTGCAAAAACCAAACTACGTCTTTTGGGTGTCAGTAATGAAGAGATAAAACGGATTGACAATGAACGTAAGGTCGATGAATTTACCACTATCTATGCACCACAATCAGGATGGATATTTGAAAAAAATATTAACGAAGGTGCCTCTTTCAATTCACAAAAAAAACTCTTTCAAATTGTAAACCTGGAAAAAGTATGGATAGAAGTCAAACTCTATCAGGATGAAATTGAAAAACTGCCTCTCCTAACTCATTTTAGTGTAAAATCCAAAGGTATTTCCAAAACCTATACAGCCCAAAAAAAACTTCTTTACCCAAAACTGGATCCTAAAGAGGCAACGGCTACATTAAGACTTCAACTTGATAATGAGGAAACTTTATTAAAACCAGGCATGTATGCAAAAGTCTATGCATCAGCCGATGCGAAAAGTCGTCTTATTATACCTCGTACCGCAGCTATACGTAAAAATGGCATGTGGTATGCTTTTCTTGCTACGGAATTTGAAGGTGAGTATGAACCTATGGTCATTCAGATCAAACCCATAGACTCGAAACATTATGAAATCATCAAAGGTCTTAAAGAGGGAGATACGGTGGTAAATAATGCGCTGTTCATGATGGATTCTGATGCCCAAATCAACGGGATTTATTAA
- a CDS encoding efflux RND transporter permease subunit, with product MIERLIVFSAKNRFLVLMTTLFLIIGSIWAMRNTPLDALPDLSPPQVIVQVTWKGQSPEIIEDQGTYPLVSQFLAISNIETVRGFSTYENALIYIIFKEGTDLYSARSRVLEQLASIQSQLPDTMEVTLGPDASGVGWVYEYALTSQTKTLDELRTLQDYYYKYALMGVDGVSEVASIGGFVPTYQITVNNDALVQYDLSIKDISKTLKQNNNDTGGRIVIQNGYEWMVQAKGYIKDLDEIRQLVVTTKNGIPLTLSQLGRVEMVPSARRGLADLNGEGEVVGGIVMVRYGEDVYTVIKRIKSKIQELKIEGVDIVTTYDRSGLIESAIKTLQTTLFEESIIVIIVISLFLIHFRSILIMLIVLPLTIALPFLLMKVFAIPSNIMSLGGIAIAIGAMVDASIVMIENAHKAIHKKTEAHGEPLENDERIKTIIQSSQLVGRPIFFALALVVVSFLPIFALSGQEGLLFNPLAFTKTFAMTAGAILSVTLVPVLMIYFIKGKIIPESKNPLNRFFIWLYHPLLLYSLKLKYLVIPLAIGGLAFAIPLYQKLNWEFMPMLNEQTVMYMPVTPYGISVDQSKALTQKTDQIIKSFPEVATVFGKGGRASSATDPAPLGMIETIITFKPKSQWRTGMTHEKLMAEMEDALQIPGLVNSWTYPIRGRIDMLLSGIRTPLGIKLYGKDAKVLQSTAMQIESKLRELKGTQSVFSDQASAGFFIDINIDTEALQRYNISKSLIHEYTSAAIGGKKITTMYKGLERYPIALRFEEEERRNLDDIRNIQVKTPLGFVPLSTFAKVEYKESASVIKSEMATPVTFIYITPQQGVSAVKYKEEAVKSLKNIKLPPGYYLEWEGQSEYLTSAMKKIKWIVPVVLLVILILIYFALGKMVPTLIVFFTLPFALLGGIIYLYMLQFNMSIAVIVGFLALLGIAAETAIVMIVYLQESVEEMHKKMGGKFNRQHLSDAIYEGAVQRVRPKLMTVFAILAGLLPIMYTSGIGSEVMQRIAAPMIGGLVSSAILSLFLIPIFYEMYEKYQLKQTKGSK from the coding sequence ATGATAGAACGACTCATAGTATTTTCGGCTAAAAATCGTTTTCTTGTCCTTATGACCACCCTATTCCTCATCATAGGTTCCATTTGGGCAATGAGGAATACACCGTTAGATGCCCTGCCGGATCTTTCACCTCCACAGGTCATCGTACAAGTCACTTGGAAAGGGCAAAGCCCCGAAATCATAGAAGATCAAGGAACCTATCCGCTGGTTTCACAATTTCTGGCAATATCAAACATTGAAACCGTACGTGGATTTTCAACCTACGAAAATGCTCTGATCTACATCATTTTTAAAGAAGGTACAGACCTCTATTCGGCCAGAAGCCGTGTACTTGAACAACTGGCATCCATACAAAGTCAGCTTCCAGATACGATGGAAGTCACACTCGGACCCGATGCTTCTGGTGTAGGATGGGTGTATGAATATGCACTGACCTCTCAAACCAAAACCCTTGATGAACTGAGAACACTTCAAGACTACTATTACAAATACGCACTTATGGGTGTAGATGGGGTGAGTGAAGTAGCCAGTATAGGTGGATTTGTACCAACCTATCAAATTACTGTGAACAATGATGCACTGGTGCAGTATGATCTTTCGATCAAAGATATTTCTAAAACACTGAAACAGAACAATAATGACACTGGTGGACGCATCGTCATTCAAAACGGCTATGAATGGATGGTACAGGCCAAAGGGTATATCAAAGATTTAGATGAAATACGACAACTTGTCGTCACTACCAAAAATGGTATACCTCTGACACTCTCTCAATTAGGACGTGTAGAGATGGTGCCAAGTGCAAGACGTGGACTGGCTGACCTCAATGGAGAGGGAGAAGTGGTAGGAGGTATTGTCATGGTACGTTATGGAGAAGATGTATACACTGTCATAAAACGTATCAAGTCTAAAATACAAGAACTTAAAATAGAAGGTGTGGACATTGTTACTACCTATGACCGTTCGGGGCTAATAGAATCAGCGATTAAAACGCTTCAAACGACTCTATTTGAAGAAAGTATCATCGTCATCATAGTCATTAGTTTGTTTTTAATACACTTTCGTTCTATACTTATCATGCTTATCGTACTTCCATTAACCATAGCCTTACCTTTTTTACTTATGAAAGTTTTTGCTATACCATCTAATATTATGAGTCTAGGAGGTATCGCCATAGCTATCGGTGCCATGGTAGATGCATCTATCGTTATGATAGAAAATGCGCATAAAGCTATACATAAAAAAACTGAAGCGCATGGTGAGCCTCTGGAGAATGATGAACGTATCAAAACCATTATTCAATCTTCTCAACTTGTTGGACGTCCTATCTTTTTTGCTCTGGCACTTGTTGTCGTCTCCTTTTTACCTATCTTTGCACTTTCGGGTCAAGAGGGATTACTGTTTAATCCTCTTGCTTTTACTAAAACATTTGCGATGACTGCAGGAGCGATACTCTCCGTTACACTAGTACCTGTCTTAATGATATACTTCATAAAAGGAAAGATCATCCCCGAATCAAAAAATCCACTGAATCGTTTTTTTATTTGGCTTTATCACCCGCTCCTGCTCTATAGTTTAAAACTCAAATACCTCGTTATACCACTAGCCATTGGCGGACTTGCATTTGCTATACCTCTTTACCAAAAGTTAAACTGGGAATTTATGCCTATGCTCAATGAGCAAACTGTCATGTATATGCCTGTTACACCGTATGGCATCTCTGTGGATCAAAGTAAAGCACTGACACAGAAAACTGATCAGATCATCAAAAGTTTTCCTGAAGTGGCGACGGTATTTGGTAAAGGAGGACGTGCCAGTTCAGCTACTGATCCCGCACCTCTTGGTATGATCGAAACCATCATTACCTTTAAACCAAAATCACAATGGCGTACAGGTATGACACATGAAAAACTTATGGCCGAAATGGAAGATGCACTCCAGATACCGGGTCTTGTTAACTCTTGGACCTATCCTATACGTGGTCGAATCGATATGTTACTTTCAGGTATAAGAACACCTTTGGGCATCAAACTTTATGGAAAAGATGCAAAAGTACTACAATCTACAGCAATGCAAATAGAATCAAAACTACGTGAACTTAAAGGTACACAATCTGTTTTTTCTGATCAGGCTAGTGCGGGATTTTTCATAGATATTAACATAGACACCGAGGCATTACAGCGTTATAACATTTCTAAATCGTTGATCCATGAATATACTTCAGCTGCGATCGGTGGTAAAAAGATCACCACAATGTATAAAGGTTTGGAACGTTACCCTATCGCACTGCGCTTTGAAGAAGAAGAGCGTCGTAACCTTGATGATATACGTAATATACAAGTCAAAACACCGCTTGGATTTGTACCACTTTCCACCTTTGCAAAAGTGGAATACAAAGAGAGTGCTTCTGTAATAAAAAGTGAAATGGCAACACCGGTAACATTCATATATATTACGCCACAACAAGGAGTGAGTGCAGTTAAATACAAAGAAGAGGCCGTTAAGAGTTTAAAAAATATAAAACTCCCTCCGGGATATTACCTAGAATGGGAAGGACAGTCAGAATACCTTACCTCAGCAATGAAAAAAATAAAATGGATAGTTCCTGTTGTGCTCTTAGTGATATTGATCCTTATTTATTTTGCACTGGGGAAAATGGTACCTACACTTATTGTATTTTTCACACTTCCTTTTGCCCTACTAGGCGGTATAATTTATTTATATATGTTGCAGTTTAATATGAGTATTGCAGTGATAGTCGGTTTTTTAGCCCTTCTAGGAATTGCTGCAGAGACAGCTATAGTCATGATTGTCTATCTACAAGAAAGTGTTGAAGAGATGCATAAAAAAATGGGTGGAAAATTTAACAGGCAACACCTCTCCGATGCCATTTATGAAGGTGCTGTGCAAAGAGTGAGACCAAAACTCATGACTGTATTTGCCATATTGGCAGGACTTCTACCTATCATGTACACTTCTGGTATAGGAAGTGAAGTTATGCAACGTATTGCAGCACCTATGATAGGTGGGCTTGTAAGTTCCGCTATATTAAGCCTGTTTCTCATCCCTATTTTTTACGAAATGTATGAGAAATATCAATTAAAACAAACTAAAGGTTCCAAATGA
- a CDS encoding TolC family protein: MRIILFTLWTVGLLQAQSIQQLIDQSIKKHPSLQTIQHRLLAMDERIEESQNFSNPDLSFTINDIQFDNPSDRGLEPMQFNAVNFKQKFPWFGKLDARKTFTKAQKSLIVDSYEVAKITLAKEIRMTSYTMKELEERIRIVNRYKVVAKQNIELYTSYASTENKSHTSMMAASLMLAKIKIKYERYTMILKNQQAKLKYLVQRDVSTISDPLMIKRPKSLESYLSKSQNNLNYHMKLSEQNIADANKVIQELSVTPDPYLNVGYFNRREYPDYASVTVGVSLPLYGSEKHNAEAARMEALAAASASLDYRSSLESEITVMYAKLTEAYHIYDIIQNESLPQLDHMIELSQSGIQSGGDLFAYTNLLEQKLDLEEQRISIKAEYLRTQAQLKSLIGEI; encoded by the coding sequence ATGCGTATTATACTTTTTACTTTATGGACTGTAGGATTGCTGCAGGCACAAAGTATTCAACAACTTATCGATCAATCAATCAAAAAGCACCCTTCACTCCAAACTATCCAGCACCGTCTTTTGGCAATGGATGAACGTATAGAAGAGAGTCAAAATTTCTCTAATCCAGACCTCTCTTTTACTATCAATGATATACAGTTTGATAATCCTTCTGACCGCGGCCTTGAACCTATGCAGTTCAATGCTGTTAATTTTAAACAAAAGTTTCCATGGTTCGGTAAACTCGATGCCCGAAAAACCTTTACGAAAGCCCAAAAAAGTCTTATAGTTGACTCCTATGAAGTAGCCAAGATCACACTGGCTAAAGAGATACGGATGACATCCTATACAATGAAAGAACTTGAAGAACGCATCCGTATAGTCAACCGATATAAAGTTGTAGCAAAACAGAATATAGAACTCTATACCTCCTACGCATCTACAGAGAACAAAAGTCACACCAGCATGATGGCTGCGAGTTTGATGCTTGCTAAAATAAAAATAAAATATGAACGTTATACAATGATCTTGAAAAACCAACAAGCTAAACTCAAATACCTTGTACAAAGAGATGTATCTACAATTTCTGATCCATTAATGATCAAACGTCCTAAATCATTAGAAAGTTATCTTTCTAAATCACAAAACAATCTAAACTACCACATGAAACTCTCCGAGCAAAATATCGCTGATGCAAACAAGGTCATACAGGAACTAAGTGTTACCCCGGACCCTTATCTGAATGTAGGTTATTTCAACCGTAGAGAATATCCTGACTATGCCTCTGTGACAGTGGGAGTATCTCTGCCCTTATATGGTTCAGAAAAACATAATGCAGAAGCCGCACGCATGGAAGCACTTGCTGCAGCAAGTGCTTCTTTAGATTACAGATCTTCCTTGGAGAGCGAAATTACTGTTATGTATGCTAAACTCACTGAAGCCTACCACATCTATGACATTATCCAAAATGAAAGCCTACCCCAGCTTGATCATATGATCGAACTGAGTCAATCCGGTATTCAAAGCGGAGGTGACCTTTTTGCTTACACCAATCTCCTGGAACAAAAACTAGACCTGGAAGAACAGCGTATTTCCATCAAAGCCGAATACCTTCGAACACAGGCACAACTCAAATCTCTTATAGGTGAAATATAA
- a CDS encoding c-type cytochrome: MKKIAIAMLLAGSTLLMADGAAAYAKCVGCHGANGEKKALGKSAVITGQDAAKTIEQLNGYKAGTLNQHGMGGLMKGQVASMDDATIKAVAEHIAAMK; the protein is encoded by the coding sequence ATGAAAAAAATTGCAATCGCAATGTTACTCGCTGGATCTACACTACTTATGGCTGATGGTGCTGCTGCTTACGCTAAATGTGTTGGTTGTCACGGTGCAAACGGTGAAAAAAAAGCTCTAGGTAAATCTGCTGTGATCACAGGTCAAGATGCTGCTAAAACAATTGAGCAACTTAACGGTTATAAAGCTGGTACACTTAACCAACACGGTATGGGTGGTCTTATGAAAGGTCAAGTAGCTTCTATGGATGATGCTACTATCAAAGCTGTTGCAGAGCACATTGCAGCAATGAAATAA
- a CDS encoding PLP-dependent aspartate aminotransferase family protein has translation MNNTTDFDYFNTLLVQSVGSKVGPIAPTITPSAAYGYENAEEAEGIFSAQVNKPLYARVGNPTNAKLEAIVAKMEGGFGAIATSSGMGAISMVCSAFLSAGDELLCIGGFFGGTYSLVNETLARFGITNTFCTVDDFEHIEATLKRGIKMVLFESVGNPSLTLPDIQRIIDLCNKYETLVMIDNTATPLLVRPLEMGADISVHSSTKNMSGHSAALGGIAVFRAVKEEGDKLLNPKYADVHKIVKKMGKKAFIPICKKRAIRDFGMTANAFGSFMTMVGLETLSLRVERINKSVETVAALLDEKLPEGVSVNHPSLPSSPDHDRYKSDFAQGCGPLLSINCGTKERAFIFLNKLNLVIQTANIGDNRTLALHMTSTIYSDFNEEARKFLGVDEGLIRVSIGLEDPMAIAEDFLQAANAL, from the coding sequence ATGAACAATACCACTGATTTTGATTACTTCAATACCTTACTTGTCCAAAGTGTAGGTTCAAAGGTAGGCCCTATTGCACCTACGATCACCCCGTCTGCTGCTTATGGCTATGAAAATGCCGAAGAAGCAGAAGGTATCTTTTCTGCACAGGTCAACAAGCCTCTCTATGCAAGAGTAGGGAACCCGACAAATGCTAAATTGGAAGCTATCGTAGCGAAGATGGAGGGTGGATTTGGTGCCATTGCTACTTCTTCAGGTATGGGTGCTATCTCTATGGTATGTAGCGCTTTTTTATCTGCAGGGGATGAGTTGCTTTGTATCGGTGGCTTCTTTGGAGGGACCTATTCACTTGTGAATGAAACTTTGGCACGTTTTGGTATCACAAACACTTTTTGTACTGTAGATGATTTTGAACACATTGAAGCAACACTTAAACGTGGTATTAAAATGGTACTTTTTGAGTCAGTAGGTAATCCCAGCCTTACACTTCCAGATATACAGCGTATTATCGACCTTTGTAATAAGTATGAAACATTGGTCATGATAGACAATACTGCAACACCGCTTTTGGTGAGACCACTGGAGATGGGTGCCGACATCTCTGTACACTCTTCAACTAAAAATATGTCTGGTCACTCAGCTGCACTGGGTGGAATAGCTGTTTTTAGAGCGGTAAAAGAAGAGGGTGATAAATTACTGAACCCAAAATATGCAGATGTACACAAAATAGTGAAAAAGATGGGAAAAAAAGCATTTATACCTATCTGTAAAAAACGTGCCATTCGTGATTTTGGTATGACTGCCAATGCCTTTGGTTCATTTATGACAATGGTAGGACTGGAAACACTCTCACTTAGGGTAGAGAGGATCAATAAAAGTGTTGAAACTGTCGCAGCATTACTTGACGAGAAACTGCCTGAGGGGGTAAGTGTAAACCATCCATCACTTCCATCAAGTCCTGATCATGATCGATACAAGTCAGACTTTGCCCAAGGTTGCGGTCCATTACTCAGTATAAACTGTGGCACAAAAGAGCGGGCTTTTATTTTCCTCAACAAACTGAATCTTGTGATACAAACAGCAAACATAGGGGACAATAGAACACTCGCACTTCATATGACAAGTACCATTTATAGTGATTTCAATGAGGAAGCCCGTAAATTTTTAGGTGTGGATGAAGGGTTGATCCGTGTTTCCATCGGTTTGGAAGATCCTATGGCCATTGCAGAAGACTTTTTACAAGCAGCAAATGCATTATAA
- a CDS encoding cytochrome C has product MKTMTKLAVAALLGMTLLSSTASADVKKGQKIYLKKMKAPCGFNGVKFAQKHTQDEWEMIHEAGKFENEVKKICPKLKKFKAKYVDDVYDFAYEYASDSGNVPAC; this is encoded by the coding sequence ATGAAGACTATGACAAAATTGGCAGTTGCTGCTTTACTTGGTATGACATTACTCTCATCAACTGCATCTGCAGATGTGAAAAAAGGTCAAAAGATTTATCTTAAAAAGATGAAAGCGCCTTGTGGATTTAATGGTGTTAAGTTTGCACAAAAACATACGCAAGATGAGTGGGAAATGATCCATGAAGCTGGTAAGTTTGAAAATGAAGTAAAGAAAATATGTCCAAAGTTAAAAAAATTCAAAGCAAAATATGTTGATGATGTATATGACTTTGCTTATGAATATGCAAGCGATTCTGGTAACGTACCTGCGTGTTAA
- a CDS encoding Rrf2 family transcriptional regulator — MIGISSKTIYAVAALQELGSIPDNKVLKIKEIAANASIPQNFLEQILLELKKQGLLTSIKGAHGGYKLAKKLNDITLKDVVLILESDIFADNYQTDNQALKFFWDDIKQKVSAVFEIPLSELKNYQLKANQILNYSI, encoded by the coding sequence ATGATAGGAATATCCAGTAAAACAATTTATGCTGTCGCTGCACTTCAGGAGTTGGGTTCAATTCCAGACAATAAAGTCCTTAAGATAAAAGAAATAGCAGCAAATGCATCCATCCCGCAAAACTTTTTGGAACAAATACTTTTAGAACTTAAAAAGCAGGGTCTGCTTACAAGCATCAAAGGTGCACATGGCGGATACAAACTTGCAAAAAAACTTAATGATATCACACTCAAAGATGTGGTGCTTATCTTAGAGTCAGATATATTTGCTGATAACTATCAAACAGATAATCAAGCACTTAAATTCTTTTGGGATGATATTAAACAAAAAGTCTCAGCCGTGTTCGAGATCCCCTTGTCTGAACTGAAGAACTATCAACTTAAAGCCAACCAAATACTTAATTATTCAATATAG